A part of Saccharomonospora amisosensis genomic DNA contains:
- the ftsR gene encoding transcriptional regulator FtsR, giving the protein MTAAGRPQRDGLSIGAVLAQLRKDFPDVTISKIRFLESEGLVRPARTPSGYRQFAAADVERLRFVLAAQRDHYLPLKVIKEQLDAADSGSHPAGPGPRLPRRLISLATPGDGEFPGMPTPDDFVGDHETRLTREELLAQAGIDDDLFAELRQYGLLRPVAAQFYDSDAVRVARTAKKLTEFGIEPRHLRAFRASADREVGLVEQIVAPLSRQRDAEAKARADEVVRELAALSVTLHTLLVKAGIRTVTGG; this is encoded by the coding sequence GTGACGGCTGCCGGCCGGCCACAGCGCGATGGGTTGAGCATCGGGGCGGTCCTGGCGCAGTTACGCAAGGACTTTCCCGACGTCACCATCTCCAAGATCAGGTTCCTCGAGTCGGAGGGGCTGGTCAGGCCTGCCCGCACGCCGTCCGGTTACCGTCAGTTCGCCGCAGCCGACGTGGAGCGGCTGCGTTTCGTTCTTGCGGCACAACGCGATCACTACCTTCCGCTGAAGGTCATCAAAGAACAGTTGGACGCGGCCGACAGCGGGTCGCACCCCGCCGGCCCGGGGCCACGTCTGCCGCGCAGGCTGATATCGCTCGCCACGCCAGGCGACGGCGAGTTCCCCGGTATGCCGACGCCCGACGACTTCGTCGGCGACCACGAGACCAGGCTGACGCGGGAGGAACTGCTCGCGCAGGCGGGAATCGACGACGACCTGTTCGCCGAACTGCGGCAGTACGGGCTGTTGCGCCCGGTCGCAGCGCAGTTCTACGACTCCGACGCCGTCCGCGTTGCCAGGACCGCGAAGAAGCTGACGGAATTCGGCATCGAGCCGAGGCACCTGCGTGCCTTCCGCGCCTCCGCCGACCGGGAGGTCGGTCTCGTCGAGCAGATCGTCGCGCCGCTGTCCCGCCAGCGCGACGCGGAAGCCAAGGCACGGGCCGACGAGGTGGTACGCGAACTGGCCGCACTGTCGGTCACCCTGCACACCTTGCTGGTCAAGGCCGGTATTCGGACGGTGACCGGCGGGTAG
- a CDS encoding bifunctional nuclease family protein gives MSEMRVVGVRVELPANQPILLLRETEGERYLPIWIGSVEATAIALEQQGVRPARPLTHDLLKEVIGALGRELQQVIITDLREGTFFAELVFDGDVRVSARPSDSVALALRVGVPIHAEESVLEEAGLIIPDEQEDEVEKFREFLDSVSPEDFRGADT, from the coding sequence ATGAGCGAGATGCGCGTCGTCGGCGTACGGGTCGAGCTGCCCGCGAACCAGCCGATCTTGTTGCTGCGGGAGACCGAGGGTGAGCGGTACCTGCCGATCTGGATCGGCTCGGTGGAAGCCACGGCCATCGCGCTGGAGCAGCAGGGTGTACGGCCGGCCCGGCCGCTGACACACGACCTGCTCAAGGAGGTCATCGGAGCCCTCGGCAGGGAGCTCCAGCAGGTCATCATCACCGATCTTCGGGAAGGCACCTTCTTCGCCGAGTTGGTGTTCGACGGTGACGTCCGGGTCTCCGCCAGGCCGAGCGACTCGGTGGCGCTGGCGCTGCGGGTCGGAGTGCCGATACACGCCGAGGAGTCCGTGCTCGAGGAGGCGGGCCTGATCATCCCCGACGAGCAGGAGGACGAGGTCGAGAAGTTCCGCGAGTTCCTCGACTCCGTCTCGCCCGAGGATTTCCGCGGCGCCGACACCTGA